Proteins encoded by one window of Candidatus Bathyarchaeota archaeon:
- a CDS encoding chorismate-binding protein, with protein MAKCPKCGKDISRPRKTWKMAGRPDRSGKRLELEIGLFDCPKCGKAFRKALSKKKI; from the coding sequence ATGGCTAAATGTCCAAAATGTGGAAAAGACATCTCTAGGCCCAGAAAGACTTGGAAGATGGCAGGGCGACCAGACAGAAGTGGTAAAAGACTTGAACTTGAAATCGGGCTTTTCGATTGTCCTAAATGTGGAAAGGCCTTCCGTAAAGCATTAAGCAAAAAGAAAATTTAA